A part of Paenibacillus donghaensis genomic DNA contains:
- a CDS encoding sensor histidine kinase — protein sequence MNSKYIATIRWKFIYAFLLSVLSGGILLLAGYQLVNSMIYLNPASNDAPYSRLLRWVINHIGSTPILTAVGIISFLLFFFLYTRKVVLYLEEITSGIQKMSKDGMTHRIEVRSGDELGELADNINAMAELLQQSVLDERKAVTAKNDLITGVSHDLRTPLTSVLGFLEYIDQDRCRDEGEVRHYVGIAYEKSLVLRKLIDDLFEYTRVNSGGLPLRLEPLDLKAFIRQLTEESVPELEQAGMTYTIEDETEALWIEAAPGELVRAYENLITNAIRYGKSGKRLEIAFSRDGEEAVVRFSNFGDRIAESDIPYIFERFYRAERSRSQHTGGSGLGLAIAKSIIDRHGGTISAASGLQRTDFITSFPLLRKS from the coding sequence ATGAACTCCAAATATATCGCTACGATCCGCTGGAAATTTATATACGCCTTCCTGCTCAGTGTGCTGTCCGGGGGAATTCTGCTCTTGGCTGGCTATCAGTTGGTCAATTCGATGATCTATCTGAATCCGGCTTCTAATGATGCGCCTTATTCGCGGCTGCTGCGCTGGGTGATTAACCATATTGGCTCGACACCTATTTTGACTGCGGTCGGGATCATCAGCTTTTTGCTGTTTTTTTTCCTGTATACCCGCAAGGTGGTGCTGTATCTGGAAGAGATCACCTCCGGTATTCAAAAAATGTCGAAAGATGGCATGACCCACCGCATCGAGGTGCGCAGCGGCGACGAGCTTGGCGAACTGGCGGATAACATTAATGCTATGGCTGAGCTTCTGCAGCAATCGGTGCTGGATGAACGGAAGGCTGTGACTGCCAAAAATGACTTAATCACCGGCGTTTCCCACGATTTGCGCACCCCGCTTACCTCTGTACTGGGGTTTCTGGAGTATATTGACCAGGACCGCTGCCGGGATGAAGGTGAGGTACGCCATTATGTCGGCATTGCCTATGAGAAGTCGCTGGTGCTGCGCAAGCTGATCGATGACCTGTTCGAATATACCCGGGTCAACAGCGGCGGTCTGCCGCTGAGGCTGGAGCCGCTGGACCTGAAGGCTTTCATCCGCCAGCTGACCGAGGAGTCGGTGCCGGAGCTGGAGCAGGCTGGAATGACTTATACGATCGAGGATGAGACGGAGGCGTTGTGGATTGAAGCCGCACCGGGTGAACTGGTAAGAGCCTATGAGAATCTGATCACCAATGCCATCCGTTATGGAAAAAGCGGTAAGCGGCTTGAGATCGCCTTCAGCAGGGACGGAGAGGAGGCCGTAGTACGGTTCAGCAACTTCGGTGACCGGATCGCAGAGAGCGATATTCCTTATATTTTTGAACGCTTCTACCGGGCTGAGCGCTCGCGCTCCCAGCATACGGGCGGCTCCGGTCTGGGCCTCGCTATTGCCAAAAGCATCATAGACCGCCACGGCGGCACGATATCCGCAGCCAGCGGACTGCAGCGGACCGACTTTATCACAAGTTTTCCATTGTTAAGGAAATCTTAA